In Streptomyces capitiformicae, one genomic interval encodes:
- a CDS encoding TIR-like protein FxsC yields the protein MHDTRSNPSSPYFFLSYAHTPNRDARGADPNAWVRKLYEGLCDHIMQLTDLPWGARAGFMSQGMGWTDELSANLARCKVFVPLYSPRYFVSEQCGREWWAFSQRQVNQRARGGAPRENAIIPALWIPVEPAQMPQVARDLQFNHATFGQDYADEGFYGLTKLRYLQDEYERAVYRLAKQIVRVARETDLDEGQISKDYESQPAAFGSKEHPPEFDISVLACTRSELPPGRRPDYYGDRPHDWNPYHPESALPLGDYAADLVRTMDYRVNLEVLDDSARMLEPGPPRAPGILFVDPWVLRNPRHRELLAKMDQVAPSAVTVVVPWNRQDPGSHTDGGPGPAELEAVMPRLLRLGRSASRTSVSGVGTLEALQEILPLVVRHATTEYWANARTYPPEATSFPPPRLVDPDSLR from the coding sequence ATGCATGACACACGGTCGAATCCTTCGAGTCCGTACTTCTTCCTGAGCTACGCCCACACGCCGAATCGCGACGCGCGGGGCGCCGACCCCAACGCCTGGGTGCGGAAGCTGTACGAGGGTCTGTGCGATCACATCATGCAGCTGACCGACCTTCCGTGGGGAGCACGGGCGGGCTTCATGAGCCAGGGCATGGGGTGGACCGACGAATTGTCGGCCAATCTGGCGCGCTGCAAGGTGTTCGTGCCGCTGTACTCGCCGCGGTACTTCGTCAGTGAGCAGTGCGGCCGCGAGTGGTGGGCCTTCTCCCAGCGCCAGGTCAACCAGCGGGCGCGCGGCGGCGCCCCGCGGGAGAACGCGATCATCCCGGCACTGTGGATTCCCGTGGAACCGGCTCAAATGCCGCAGGTGGCGAGGGATCTGCAGTTCAACCACGCCACTTTCGGGCAGGACTACGCGGACGAGGGCTTCTACGGGCTGACCAAACTGCGCTACCTCCAGGACGAGTACGAGCGGGCCGTGTACCGGCTGGCCAAACAGATCGTGCGGGTGGCCAGGGAGACCGATCTGGACGAGGGCCAGATCTCCAAGGACTACGAGTCGCAGCCCGCCGCGTTCGGCTCCAAGGAGCATCCGCCGGAGTTCGACATATCGGTGCTCGCCTGCACCCGTTCGGAACTGCCGCCGGGCCGCCGGCCGGACTACTACGGGGACCGTCCGCACGACTGGAACCCGTACCACCCGGAGTCGGCCCTGCCGCTCGGCGACTACGCGGCCGACCTCGTGCGCACCATGGACTACAGGGTGAACCTCGAGGTGCTCGACGACAGCGCCCGCATGCTCGAGCCGGGGCCACCAAGGGCACCGGGAATTCTGTTCGTCGACCCTTGGGTACTGCGCAATCCGAGACATCGTGAGTTGCTGGCGAAGATGGACCAGGTGGCGCCTTCCGCAGTGACCGTGGTGGTGCCGTGGAACCGGCAGGACCCCGGGAGCCACACCGACGGAGGGCCGGGACCGGCCGAGTTGGAGGCCGTCATGCCACGCCTCCTCAGGCTCGGCCGATCCGCCTCCCGTACATCGGTCAGCGGAGTCGGAACGCTGGAGGCGCTACAGGAGATCTTGCCTCTGGTGGTGCGCCATGCCACCACGGAGTATTGGGCCAACGCGCGCACCTACCCCCCGGAGGCCACCTCTTTCCCGCCTCCTCGCCTCGTCGACCCGGACTCTCTGCGGTAG
- the fxsT gene encoding FxSxx-COOH system tetratricopeptide repeat protein — MTSHREGRIITFYSYKGGVGRTMALANVAWILAANGHRVLASDWDLETPGGLPRYYRPFLPRDALGSTGLIDHFTDFTDALRRRGHPDEEFYLRHAGVEHAMSVEWTFPGSGRLNCLSAGRQDRDYHATLASFRWEELDARFLGALRERWRSEYDYVLIDSRSGMGSAVDICIRELPDILVSCFTLNDQSIDGAALTALHVARSAPAHGVRILPLPMRVNEQQADAFTAGRELARSRFADVPHGLSPDSLRRYWAENRIPHRTGYEHEEVLATFKDAPGDPDSLLASYERLTSAITGGRVTRLPALDETLRQYHLGSFVRPLTPEVTPLILSSVPRDRMWADWVRWVLTRAGFQVVPSSFGTDRQGGAAVRTVMLVSAAYLKSSRARADWPTGDTGQAPVLLRIDDRVVLPEPYSRHTPLDLTALDAESARAAILEAVGSRSREHRTGPGPGFPNSRPAVWQAPPRNPRFVGRDRQLDELHDALAAHRQVTVRAAGLGMGRRQLAVEYVHRFRADYDLVWWVPATTRSLAATALARLARHLELPTAGGIDAAARRALSALEAGKSYGRWLLVYDDATTPDALTEFLPSGPGRILLTVRDTQWEKPGHQLILEHLLPRESVELLLGWVPSLGPVLADSLATALGDVPPLALEQAGAWLAETGAADPVEEYLAQLGHGGNGAGPGGSPAGSPEGPARLAEGALRKRSPAAHRLLQLCCCSAPLSVPLTAIRGDATLAALRPYDTSLDEAPGLDALVTELTRLCLAEADPSSNSLRVHRLVQRIVLAELSQDERETALRDLHDILIAASAG, encoded by the coding sequence ATGACCAGTCACCGCGAGGGGCGCATCATCACCTTCTACTCCTACAAGGGCGGCGTGGGCCGCACCATGGCCCTGGCCAACGTCGCCTGGATCCTCGCCGCCAACGGACACCGTGTGCTCGCTTCGGACTGGGACCTGGAGACGCCGGGTGGGCTGCCGCGGTACTACAGACCCTTCCTCCCCCGGGACGCCCTGGGATCCACGGGCCTGATCGACCACTTCACGGACTTCACCGACGCACTGCGCCGCCGGGGACACCCGGACGAGGAGTTCTATCTGCGGCATGCCGGCGTCGAGCACGCCATGTCCGTGGAGTGGACGTTCCCGGGGTCGGGGCGGCTCAACTGCCTCTCCGCCGGGCGGCAGGACCGTGACTACCACGCCACCCTCGCCTCGTTCCGATGGGAGGAGCTCGACGCGCGGTTCCTGGGCGCCCTCAGGGAACGCTGGCGGAGCGAGTACGACTACGTGCTGATCGACAGCCGCTCGGGCATGGGCAGCGCGGTCGACATTTGTATACGCGAACTGCCCGACATCCTGGTCAGCTGCTTCACCCTGAACGACCAGAGCATCGACGGCGCGGCGCTCACCGCCCTCCATGTCGCCCGCAGCGCCCCGGCCCACGGCGTGCGCATCCTCCCGCTGCCGATGCGGGTCAACGAACAGCAGGCGGACGCCTTCACCGCCGGGCGGGAACTCGCCAGATCGCGGTTCGCTGACGTGCCGCACGGACTGTCCCCGGACTCGCTGCGCCGCTACTGGGCGGAGAACCGCATCCCGCACCGCACGGGCTACGAACACGAGGAGGTACTGGCCACCTTCAAGGACGCGCCGGGTGATCCGGACAGCCTGCTGGCCTCGTACGAGCGGCTGACCTCGGCGATCACCGGAGGCCGGGTCACACGGTTGCCCGCGCTCGACGAGACTCTGCGGCAGTACCACCTCGGGTCGTTCGTGCGGCCCCTGACACCGGAGGTAACACCACTGATCCTGTCCTCTGTGCCGCGCGACCGGATGTGGGCAGACTGGGTGCGCTGGGTGCTGACGCGCGCCGGTTTCCAGGTCGTTCCGTCGTCCTTCGGCACGGACCGGCAGGGCGGAGCCGCGGTTCGTACGGTCATGCTGGTGTCGGCGGCGTATCTGAAGTCGTCCCGGGCACGGGCCGACTGGCCGACCGGCGACACCGGGCAGGCGCCGGTGCTGCTGCGGATCGACGACCGGGTTGTCCTCCCGGAGCCGTACTCGCGCCACACTCCCCTGGACCTGACCGCCCTGGACGCCGAGTCGGCGCGGGCGGCGATCCTGGAGGCGGTGGGAAGCCGCAGCCGGGAACATCGGACCGGCCCGGGGCCCGGCTTCCCGAACAGCCGCCCGGCCGTCTGGCAGGCCCCGCCCCGTAATCCCCGCTTCGTCGGCCGGGACCGCCAACTCGACGAGTTGCACGACGCGTTGGCGGCCCACCGGCAGGTAACGGTGCGTGCGGCTGGGCTGGGCATGGGCCGCCGGCAACTGGCAGTCGAGTACGTCCACCGGTTCCGCGCGGACTACGACCTCGTGTGGTGGGTCCCGGCCACCACACGAAGCCTCGCCGCCACGGCGCTGGCCCGCCTCGCCCGCCATCTCGAACTCCCCACGGCGGGTGGCATCGACGCGGCGGCCCGGCGCGCGCTCTCCGCGCTGGAGGCGGGTAAGTCGTATGGCCGTTGGCTGCTGGTGTACGACGACGCCACGACCCCGGACGCACTCACGGAGTTCCTGCCCTCGGGCCCGGGCCGCATACTGCTCACCGTGCGTGACACACAGTGGGAGAAGCCGGGCCACCAACTGATACTCGAACACTTGCTCCCAAGGGAAAGTGTGGAACTACTGCTGGGCTGGGTGCCGTCGCTGGGGCCGGTTCTGGCGGACAGCCTGGCGACGGCGCTCGGGGACGTACCCCCGCTCGCGCTGGAGCAGGCCGGAGCCTGGCTCGCCGAGACGGGAGCGGCGGACCCGGTCGAGGAGTACTTGGCGCAGCTGGGGCACGGCGGCAACGGCGCGGGCCCCGGCGGCTCCCCAGCGGGTTCACCAGAGGGGCCCGCACGGCTCGCGGAAGGCGCCTTGCGAAAGAGATCCCCGGCCGCGCACCGCCTGCTGCAGCTGTGCTGCTGCTCCGCTCCCCTGTCGGTGCCGCTGACCGCGATACGGGGTGACGCCACCCTCGCCGCGCTCCGCCCCTACGACACCTCGCTCGACGAGGCACCCGGACTCGACGCTCTCGTCACGGAGCTGACCCGGCTGTGCCTGGCCGAGGCCGATCCATCGAGTAACTCCCTGCGCGTCCACCGCCTCGTGCAGCGGATCGTACTCGCCGAACTTTCCCAGGACGAAAGGGAAACCGCCCTGCGAGACCTGCACGACATCCTGATCGCGGCGTCCGCGGGGTAA
- a CDS encoding universal stress protein has product MPRTVVVGLDGSPESMAATEWAATEARLRALPLRLVNVWELFPEPMGAPILDTETRQKWTEPGPTGTGPGRILRERSDGIRLRHPGVEVTTEQLTGRATEELVNAAEDADAELVVLGSRGVSGIAGFLLGSVGLHVVAHTERPVVLVRAGEWAADEHAPDPSGAPSAAAPFRPVVLGLDTTHPNDPLIRFAFEAAALRETALRVVHDWSPPRHFAHGLREEPEPDAGLGREDATALAEVLSPWRREFPAVEVVAESRLGKAADHLVDASHASSLVVVGRRIRHSPLGTHIGPVTHAVLHHATAPVAVVAHD; this is encoded by the coding sequence ATGCCCCGCACCGTCGTCGTGGGCCTCGACGGCTCCCCCGAGAGCATGGCCGCCACCGAGTGGGCGGCCACGGAGGCGCGGCTGCGCGCACTGCCCTTGCGGCTGGTCAACGTCTGGGAACTGTTCCCCGAGCCGATGGGCGCGCCGATCCTGGACACCGAGACACGGCAGAAATGGACCGAGCCCGGTCCGACGGGGACCGGCCCCGGCCGGATCCTGCGCGAGAGGTCCGACGGCATCCGGCTGCGGCACCCCGGCGTGGAGGTCACCACCGAGCAGCTGACGGGCCGGGCGACCGAGGAACTGGTCAACGCGGCCGAGGACGCCGACGCCGAACTCGTCGTGCTCGGCTCCCGAGGCGTGAGCGGGATCGCCGGGTTCCTCCTTGGCTCCGTCGGACTGCATGTCGTCGCGCACACCGAGCGGCCGGTCGTCCTCGTCCGGGCCGGTGAGTGGGCCGCGGACGAACACGCGCCGGACCCCTCCGGCGCCCCGTCGGCCGCGGCACCGTTCCGGCCCGTCGTCCTCGGCCTGGACACGACGCACCCCAACGACCCACTGATCAGGTTCGCCTTCGAGGCCGCCGCCCTGCGGGAGACGGCCCTGCGGGTCGTCCACGACTGGAGTCCACCACGCCACTTCGCGCACGGCCTGCGTGAAGAACCCGAACCGGACGCCGGCCTGGGCCGCGAAGACGCCACGGCACTGGCCGAAGTGCTGAGCCCCTGGAGGCGCGAGTTCCCCGCCGTCGAGGTCGTCGCGGAGTCCCGCCTGGGCAAGGCGGCCGACCACCTGGTCGACGCCTCCCACGCATCCTCCCTGGTCGTCGTCGGCCGGCGTATCCGCCACTCTCCACTCGGCACCCACATCGGCCCCGTCACCCACGCCGTACTCCACCACGCGACCGCGCCGGTCGCGGTCGTCGCACACGACTGA
- a CDS encoding VWA domain-containing protein encodes MSAPAAAASSPLAERLTGFVRALRGHGIRIGPGETVDAAAVLEVLGLTDRERIREGLAAALLRADRQRAVFDAAFELYFPLGVGELTGTSGAPAADRDELRDRLAEALAAGDTAALNRLAGEAVDLLGRYRTSPGSDGWSAHQTLDRLRPQTLLARILADQRAGGRGGGGGAGSGFGSGSGVGSGVGSGVGSGVGSFGSGFGSGFGGGIGSGGFTERLDADEIRRRIEDFRNRVRTEARRRVAERRGAEFIAERGIAPSADQVDFLIANREQLVELRRTVQPLARKLATRLAARRRRAARGQIDIRRTLRRSLSTGGVPLRPAYRRHRPARPEIVLLCDVSGSVAGFANFTMLLVQAMRDQFSKVRVYAFVNRVDEVTHLVTTGEADPAELGRRIAAEATISGWHGSSDYGAALGEFAERHLDAVGPRTSVIVLGDARTNGFDPNVAALRRVAARARRVDWLNPESPSQWGTGDSAAPAYAEVVAMHTCRNARRLGELVTRLLPV; translated from the coding sequence ATGAGCGCCCCGGCCGCCGCCGCGAGTTCTCCCCTGGCCGAGCGGCTCACCGGGTTCGTACGGGCGTTGCGTGGCCACGGGATACGGATCGGTCCCGGGGAGACCGTGGACGCGGCGGCCGTCCTGGAGGTGCTGGGCCTCACCGACCGGGAGCGGATCCGCGAGGGGCTGGCGGCGGCGCTGCTGCGCGCCGACCGTCAGCGAGCCGTGTTCGACGCGGCCTTCGAGCTGTACTTCCCGCTCGGCGTGGGCGAGTTGACGGGCACGTCGGGCGCGCCGGCCGCGGACCGGGACGAGTTGCGCGACCGGCTCGCCGAGGCGCTGGCCGCCGGCGACACGGCCGCCCTCAACCGACTCGCCGGTGAGGCAGTGGATCTGCTCGGCCGGTACAGGACGTCGCCCGGCTCGGACGGCTGGTCCGCCCACCAGACGCTGGACCGGCTCCGCCCGCAGACGCTGCTGGCCCGGATCCTGGCGGACCAGCGGGCAGGCGGGAGGGGCGGAGGAGGCGGGGCGGGGTCCGGCTTCGGCTCGGGTTCGGGCGTCGGCTCGGGCGTCGGGTCGGGTGTGGGTTCGGGTGTGGGCTCCTTCGGATCCGGCTTCGGATCGGGCTTCGGTGGTGGAATCGGTTCGGGCGGCTTCACCGAACGGCTGGACGCCGACGAAATCCGGCGCCGTATCGAGGACTTCCGGAACCGGGTCCGGACCGAGGCGCGGCGGCGGGTCGCCGAACGCCGTGGCGCGGAGTTCATCGCCGAACGGGGTATCGCGCCGAGCGCCGACCAGGTCGACTTCCTCATCGCGAACCGCGAGCAACTCGTCGAACTCCGCCGTACCGTCCAGCCGTTGGCTCGCAAACTCGCGACCCGGCTGGCCGCCCGGCGGCGCAGGGCCGCGCGGGGCCAGATCGACATCCGGCGTACATTGCGCCGCTCGCTGTCCACCGGAGGGGTGCCGCTGCGCCCGGCGTACCGGCGGCACCGGCCGGCCCGTCCGGAGATCGTGCTCCTCTGCGATGTGTCCGGGTCGGTCGCCGGTTTCGCCAACTTCACGATGCTCCTGGTGCAGGCGATGCGGGACCAGTTCAGCAAGGTGCGGGTCTACGCCTTCGTCAACCGCGTCGACGAGGTCACCCATCTCGTCACCACCGGCGAGGCCGACCCCGCCGAGCTCGGCCGCCGGATCGCCGCCGAGGCCACGATCAGCGGCTGGCACGGCAGCAGCGACTACGGGGCCGCGCTCGGTGAGTTCGCCGAGCGCCACCTCGACGCGGTGGGCCCGCGTACGTCGGTGATCGTCCTCGGTGACGCCCGTACCAACGGGTTCGATCCCAACGTGGCCGCCCTGCGACGTGTCGCGGCCCGCGCCCGCCGCGTCGACTGGCTGAACCCTGAGTCCCCCTCGCAGTGGGGCACGGGCGACTCCGCCGCCCCCGCATACGCCGAGGTCGTCGCCATGCACACCTGCCGCAACGCCCGGCGTCTCGGTGAACTGGTGACGCGATTGCTGCCGGTGTGA
- a CDS encoding AAA family ATPase, with protein MADENGRDENGRPEAAGTGFFASVDDVSARLAEAGYLASTAVATTVFLADRLGKPLLVEGPAGVGKTELAKAVARVGAARLVRLQCYEGIDESRALYEWNHAKQLLRITAGRDEAWDETRTDIFSDEFLLPRPLLTAIRGDEPTVLLIDETDKADVEVEGLLLEVLSDFQVTVPELGTITATRRPFTVLTSNATRELSEALRRRCLFLHLDFPDAELEQRIVRLKVPGLDATLADSLVRVVGALREMELRKAPSVAETIDWARTLLALGADTLDETVVRDSLGVILKHQDDIAKAARKLTLV; from the coding sequence ATGGCCGACGAGAACGGCCGGGATGAGAACGGCCGACCCGAGGCCGCGGGAACAGGGTTCTTCGCCTCCGTGGACGACGTCTCCGCCCGGCTCGCCGAAGCGGGATACCTGGCCTCGACGGCCGTCGCGACGACCGTGTTCCTGGCCGACCGGCTCGGCAAGCCCCTGCTGGTGGAGGGCCCCGCGGGCGTCGGCAAGACCGAGCTGGCCAAGGCCGTCGCCCGGGTCGGCGCGGCCCGGCTCGTCCGGCTCCAGTGCTACGAGGGCATCGACGAGTCCCGCGCGTTGTACGAGTGGAACCACGCCAAGCAGCTGCTGCGCATCACCGCCGGGCGCGACGAGGCCTGGGACGAGACGCGTACCGACATCTTCAGCGACGAGTTCCTGCTCCCCCGGCCCCTGTTGACCGCCATCCGCGGCGACGAGCCCACCGTGCTCCTCATCGACGAGACGGACAAGGCGGACGTGGAGGTCGAGGGCCTGCTCCTTGAGGTGCTGAGCGACTTCCAGGTCACCGTCCCCGAGTTGGGCACGATCACCGCCACCCGGCGTCCGTTCACCGTGCTCACGTCCAACGCCACCCGCGAACTCTCCGAGGCTCTGCGCCGCCGCTGTCTCTTCCTCCATCTCGACTTCCCCGACGCCGAGTTGGAGCAGCGGATCGTGCGGCTGAAGGTCCCGGGCCTGGACGCCACGCTCGCCGACTCCCTGGTCCGGGTGGTCGGCGCGCTGCGTGAGATGGAGCTGCGCAAGGCGCCCTCGGTCGCCGAGACCATCGACTGGGCCCGCACCCTGTTGGCCCTCGGCGCCGACACCCTGGACGAGACCGTCGTACGGGACAGCCTCGGCGTGATCCTCAAGCACCAGGACGACATCGCGAAGGCCGCGCGGAAGCTGACGTTGGTATGA
- a CDS encoding TetR/AcrR family transcriptional regulator: protein MNEPLPPFPEPRDPYPLDGLIDLTLTPADQPRLRADAARNRTRLLEVAARLAAECGAANLTMEAVANAAQVGKGTVFRRFGDRFGLMVALLDHHERELQAAFLTGPPPLGPDAPPVERLRAFGAAVIRHEHAHRDLYLAARAEVSRLHTNPASLLRLSHLCMLLRRADATGDIELIAQTLLGYLDINLVDHLIGRRGMSLERLERGWGDLVGRLVGTA from the coding sequence ATGAACGAGCCGCTGCCACCCTTCCCCGAGCCCCGGGACCCGTACCCGCTCGACGGACTCATCGACCTCACGCTCACCCCCGCCGACCAGCCCCGACTGCGGGCGGACGCGGCACGCAACCGCACCCGACTGCTGGAGGTGGCCGCCCGGCTCGCGGCGGAATGCGGAGCGGCCAACCTGACCATGGAGGCCGTGGCGAACGCCGCCCAGGTGGGCAAGGGAACCGTCTTCCGGCGGTTCGGCGATCGGTTCGGGCTCATGGTGGCGCTCCTCGACCACCATGAGCGGGAGCTCCAGGCCGCGTTCCTGACCGGCCCGCCGCCCCTCGGTCCCGACGCCCCGCCCGTGGAGCGACTCCGTGCCTTCGGCGCCGCCGTGATACGGCACGAACATGCTCACCGTGACCTGTACCTGGCCGCGCGTGCCGAGGTCTCCCGCCTCCACACCAACCCGGCGAGCCTGCTCCGGCTCAGCCATCTCTGCATGCTGCTGCGCCGCGCCGACGCCACGGGCGACATCGAACTCATAGCGCAGACCCTGCTGGGCTACCTGGACATCAACCTCGTCGACCACCTGATCGGCCGCCGGGGCATGTCGCTCGAACGGCTGGAGCGGGGATGGGGGGACCTGGTGGGGCGGCTCGTCGGCACGGCGTGA
- a CDS encoding NAD(P)H-dependent oxidoreductase codes for MSVRILALVGSLRAGSHNRQLAEAAVKHAPEGVDIELFEGLADVPFYNEDIDTEAALPATAAQLREAAGQADGFLLFSPEYNGTIPAVLKNAIDWLSRPYGVGAFTGKPVAVVGTAFGQFGGVWAQDETRKAVGIAGGTVLEEAKLSIPGSVVRFAETHPADDAEVVTGLTQVLSQLTAQAGTAAA; via the coding sequence ATGTCCGTACGCATCCTCGCGCTCGTCGGCAGCCTTCGCGCCGGTTCCCACAACCGCCAGCTCGCCGAGGCCGCCGTGAAGCACGCCCCCGAGGGCGTCGACATCGAGCTGTTCGAGGGCCTGGCCGACGTCCCGTTCTACAACGAGGACATCGACACCGAGGCCGCCCTCCCGGCCACCGCGGCGCAGCTGCGTGAAGCCGCGGGTCAGGCCGACGGCTTCCTGCTCTTCTCCCCCGAGTACAACGGCACCATCCCCGCCGTGCTGAAGAACGCCATCGACTGGCTGTCCCGTCCGTACGGCGTCGGCGCGTTCACCGGCAAGCCGGTCGCCGTGGTCGGCACCGCGTTCGGCCAGTTCGGCGGCGTGTGGGCGCAGGACGAGACCCGCAAGGCCGTGGGCATCGCCGGCGGTACGGTCCTGGAGGAGGCCAAGCTCTCCATCCCGGGCTCCGTGGTCCGCTTCGCCGAGACCCACCCGGCCGACGACGCCGAGGTCGTCACTGGCCTCACCCAGGTCCTCTCGCAGCTCACCGCCCAGGCGGGCACCGCGGCCGCCTGA
- a CDS encoding YbaK/EbsC family protein — translation MRAPIGDFDHATPAPDCLDELVGPVADAVRHWRGSVPADQILYVETDPEWADTSVFVQHYGQGLLEQSANCVVVAGRRGGESSLAACVVLSTTRVDVNGVVRRQLGARKASFAPMDTATGETGMEYGGITPVGLPQAWPVLVDAAVVDLPYVLVGSGRRRGKLLVPGKAFAELPNAVVLEGLGVA, via the coding sequence ATGCGCGCACCCATCGGAGACTTCGACCACGCCACCCCCGCCCCCGACTGCCTCGACGAACTCGTCGGCCCGGTCGCCGATGCCGTGCGCCACTGGCGGGGCAGCGTGCCCGCCGACCAGATCCTGTACGTCGAGACGGACCCGGAGTGGGCCGACACCTCGGTGTTCGTCCAGCACTACGGGCAAGGGCTGCTCGAACAGTCCGCGAACTGTGTGGTCGTCGCGGGCAGGCGGGGCGGTGAGTCGAGCCTGGCCGCGTGTGTCGTGCTGTCCACCACCCGCGTCGACGTGAACGGCGTCGTGCGCCGCCAACTGGGCGCCCGGAAGGCCTCGTTCGCCCCGATGGACACCGCCACGGGGGAGACCGGGATGGAGTACGGCGGCATCACACCCGTCGGGCTGCCTCAGGCGTGGCCGGTCCTGGTGGACGCCGCGGTGGTCGACCTGCCGTACGTCCTGGTCGGCAGCGGACGGCGGCGGGGCAAGCTGCTGGTGCCGGGCAAGGCGTTCGCGGAGCTGCCGAACGCGGTGGTGCTGGAAGGGCTGGGGGTCGCCTGA
- a CDS encoding helix-turn-helix domain-containing protein → MSDLDLLTQSLARNVKHWRAVRGFTLDVLAARAGVSRGMLIQIEQARTNPSLGTVVKIGDALGVSITTLLDYEQGPKVRVVPAEQVVRLWHTEAGSYSRLLAGTEAPGPLEMWNWRLMPGEGSRSEPHPVGTVEIAHVTEGELTLTVQGTEYRVPAGASVTFEANAPHEYANRGDVPAELMLTVSVPPVS, encoded by the coding sequence GTGTCGGACCTCGATCTGCTGACCCAGTCCCTGGCGCGGAACGTCAAGCACTGGCGGGCGGTGCGTGGCTTCACCTTGGATGTGCTCGCCGCTCGTGCGGGAGTCAGCCGTGGCATGCTCATCCAGATCGAGCAGGCCCGCACCAACCCCAGCCTGGGTACGGTCGTCAAGATCGGGGACGCGCTCGGGGTCAGTATCACCACGCTGCTGGACTACGAGCAGGGGCCGAAGGTCCGGGTCGTTCCGGCCGAGCAGGTGGTGCGGTTGTGGCACACCGAGGCCGGCAGTTACAGCCGGTTGCTCGCTGGGACGGAGGCGCCCGGTCCGCTGGAGATGTGGAACTGGCGGCTGATGCCCGGCGAGGGCAGCCGCTCGGAGCCGCACCCCGTCGGCACGGTCGAGATCGCCCATGTCACCGAGGGCGAGCTGACGCTGACCGTCCAGGGCACTGAGTACCGCGTCCCGGCCGGCGCGAGCGTCACCTTCGAGGCCAACGCCCCTCACGAGTACGCCAATCGGGGCGACGTCCCGGCGGAGCTGATGCTCACGGTGTCCGTGCCGCCGGTGTCCTGA